The nucleotide sequence GACCTCGGTGCTCGAAGCCTTCGTCACGGCGTCGCAGGAGGTGCAGGCGTTTTACGCGGAAAGCGGCCGCCTCGCCACCGAACACGCCATCATTGACGACAACGGCGATCGCCGCGGCACACCCTACGATTTTTTCAACGGCACCCGACTGGCCAAAACACCGACCGATCCCACGGCGGTGCCGGATGGCACACGCGCCCGATTGCTATCGCTCGTCCCTTCAGCGGCGGAACTCGCACTCACACCCGACCAACGCGCGCGCCGCGACGCGCTGGAGACAAAAGTCACCCGACTCCGGGCGCAAAAAACCATCTTAACGGAGGACGATTATTATGCGCGGCTCGAAGCGCTCTTCCGACAGTTGGCGGCGGTGTATCGGGAGCCGAGTGCAGAGTCGGATGACCGCGCGCAAACCAAGTAACGGACCCGGTGGAGCCGATCCCTCCGTGAAATAGTCGCGGCCGGAGGGACGACTTCCACGTCGTCCGCGTTGCCTCTTCGTCGCTGCCTCCAACGCAACTCCACGCAACGCGGACCGGGTGGAACCGGTCCCTCCGTGGAATAGACTCTACCGGAGGGACGACTTCCACCTCGTCCGCGTTGCCTCTTCGTCGCTGCCTCCAACGCAACTCCACGCAACGCGGACCGGGTGGAACCGGCCCCTCCGTGGAATAGTCGCGGCGGGAGGGACGACTTCCACGTCGTCCGCGTTGCCTCTTCGTCCCCGCCTCCAACGCAACTCCACGCAACGCGGACCGGGTGGAACCGGTCCCTCCGTGGAATCGTCGCGGCGGGAGGGACGACTTCCACGTCGTCCGCGTTGCCTCTTCGTCGCTGCCTCCGACGCAACTCCACGCAACGCGGACCGGGTGGAATCGGTCCCTCCGATCTTACGGCAACCAGGGAAACCGCCGGGCGTCGGGTTTGCGTTTTTCACGCTGGGCCGAGTGAAACTCCTTCGCTTCCTCGCTCATGTAGTAGAGCAAGGTGGCGTTGCCGGCGAGTTCCTGGAGGCCGGACTGACCGTCGACGTCGGCATTAAAGGCGGCCTTGAGACAGCGGATCGCCAGCGGACTGTGATCGAGAATCTCGCGGGCCCATTGCACGCCTTCGGCCTCGAGTTGTTCGATCGGCACGACCGTATTGACGAGGCCCATCTTCAGTGACTCTTCCGCGTTGTATTGGCGGCACAGATACCAAATTTCCCGGGCCTTTTTCTGGCCGACGATTCGGGCCAGATAACTCGATCCGAATCCGCCATCAAAACTGCCCATCTTCGGCCCCACTTGACCACAGATGGCATTGTCCGCCGCGATGGTCAGGTCGCAGACGAGATGCAGCACGTGACCTCCGCCGATGGCATAGCCCGCGACGAGCGCGATGACCACCTTGGGCATGGAGCGAATGAGTTTCTGCACATCCAGGATATTGAGCCGCGGCACGCCATCGGCCCCGACGTAACCGGCGTGACCGCGCACACTCTGGTCGCCGCCGGCACAGAACGCGTATTTCCCGTCGGTGTGGGGACCGGCCCCGGTCAGCAGCACGACGCCGACGGAAGTATCCTCGCGCGCATCGTTGAGCGCCTCGTTTAGCTCGAAAACAGTTTCCGGGCGAAACGCATTACGCTTTTCGGGGCGGTTGATGGTGATCTTCGCGATACCATCGGCCTTGTGGTAGAGGATGTCGCGGAAGGGTTTGACGACCTGCCAGTCGGGAAGACTCATGCCCGAAACTGTGGAGTTCGACGGCACCGCGTCAACCGACTCAAGCAGGAGAATTGCGACGCGAAGATTCCGCTTGGAGATTCCCAGCCCCATCGGCACAACTGCTCACCATTCATGAGTAATGCACACTCGTCTGCTGACTCTGCCTCGGGGCTTCGTATCGGATTGGCCATTGGTGCCCTCGGCGTCGTGTTCGGCGATATCGGCACCAGCCCACTCTACGCCTTGCGGGAATCGATTGAGCATCTGCCCGTGCACGAACGTGCCGACGGCGTGTTCGGCGTGCTCTCGTTGATCTTCTGGTCGCTCGCCCTCGTGGTGAGTTTTAAATACGCGACCGTCGTCATGCGCGCCGACAACAAGGGGGAAGGCGGCATCTTCGCCCTGCTCGCCCTCGGAGGACTGGACCGTGGTCCGCAATCCAAGAAAAAGATCACCTGGGGCGTGCTGGTGGTGCTGGCCGGTGCCGCCATGATTTGCGGCGAAGGCGTGATCACCCCGGCAATTTCGGTGCTCAGTGCGGTGGAGGGATTGCAGGTCATTTTGCCCGGCATGGAGGATTATGTGATTCCGATCTGCATCGTGATTCTGATCGCGTTGTTCTGGGTGCAACGCCACGGCACGCATCGTATCGGGGCGATGTTCGGCCCCGTGATGTTGGTGTGGTTCTCGACCCTCGGACTGCTGGGATTGTATCACATTTTCACGGCTCCGGCGGTGTTGGGATCACTCAATCCCATCCACGCGGTAAACCTGTTTCAGCATCACCCGGAACTGGTGACCAAGATTCTTGGTTCGGTGGTGTTGGCCATCACGGGCGTGGAAGCGCTTTACGCGGACATGGGGCACTTCGGACGCGAGGCCATCCTGCGGGCTTGGTATGGACTGGTCCTGCCCGGACTCACGCTAAACTACTTCGGGCAAGGCGCTTACGTCATCGCGCACCCCGAGCACACGGCGAACCCGTTCCTCGCCCTGGCGCCGGAGGGTCCGCTGCGCGGCGCGCTCATGTTACTGTCGGTTTTTGCCGCCATCATTGCCAGTCAGGCGCTGATTTCGGGCACCTTTTCGCTCGTGCGCCAGGCCATGCAACTGGGCTATTTCCCGCGCTTGAAAGTCATGCACACCAATGCCGAGCAACGCGGTCAGATCTACGTGCCATTGATCAATTTCGGTCTCGCCGCCGGCGCGATCGCCACGGTGTTGCTCTTCAAGTCGTCCTCTGCGTTGGCCGCCGCCTACGGTATCGCGGTCACCGGCACCATGGCGGTAACCACGTTTGCCTTGTTCTTCGTGATGACGCGCCGATGGAAATGGAGCATCATCCCGGCCGCACTGTTGTGCTTGTTTTTCTGGTCCATCGACCTCGGTTTTTTCTTCGCCAACCTGCCCAAATTCTTCGACGGCGGCTGGCTGCCCATTGCCATCGGCCTGACCTTGCTCGCCACCATGCTCACGTGGAAGAGCGGACGGCTGGAGATTCAGGAAAAAGTCTACGGTGACGCCATTGCCGGAATCGAGCTCGGCGACATTGCCAAGAGCAGCCACATTTTCCGGGTGCCCGGCAGTGCGATTTTCATGGTGGGCAACCCCACCGGCACTCCGCTGGCCCTGCTCCATCACCTCAAGGCCAACAAGGCGCTGCAGGAGACCGTGGTGCTGCTGACCATTCTGACCGAAGAGGTCCCCACTGTGCCCAGCGAAGAGCGACTGACATTGGAGGAAAAGGGCTCCGGCGTGTGGCGGGCCATCGGCCGCTATGGCTACATGGAATCACCCAACGTGGCCGAACTCTGCGGCCGCATCGCCGAGGCCGGCGTGAAGGTCGACGTGCAATCCACCACGTTCTATTTCAACCGCGAGATGATCGTCGGCGGAGGCAACGCGCGCATGTTTGAGTGGCAAAAAGCGCTCTACGCGTTTCTCAGCCGCAACGCCCGCCCGGTGAAAGACTACTACCAAATCCTCCCGACCCAGGTGATCGAGATCGGACTGCCGGTGCAGTTGTAGCCTCTGCGGCGCACGGGGCCGGGTTGCGCTCGCGGGGACTGGGGCCGTTGTCCCTTGATGCCCCCTGTTCAACTGCGCACCTTCCTGTCATCCGATATCCCTGCGGCTCTCCATCTTTGGGAGACGTCATCCGGCATCGGGCTGACCGCGTCTGATTCCCCCGCCAATTTGACCGCGTTCCTGCAACGCAACCCCGGCTTCAGTCGCGTGGCGGCCTGCGGCGATGAAATCGTGGGCACGGTATTGTGCGGGCATGACGGTCGCCGCGGATTCCTGTATCACTTGGCTGTCGCAACGGCTCATCAACGCAGCGGCCTGGGCCGCGCCCTCGCGGAGAGTTGCCTGCAACACCTGCAACGTTACGGCATTCCCCGCGCGACGATCCATATGTTTGCGGACAACGATGAAGGTAAAGCATTCTGGCGCTCGACCCATTGGCGGCAACGCGACGATCTCATGGTGCTCCAATTCGAAACCTCCATCTCTGCCCCTGCCCCTTCATGAAACGATCCGCCTTCGCCGTCCTTGCCCTGTCGATTACAGCCGCTCTCGGTCTCCATGCCCATCCTCCCGAGCTGCTGTGGGAATCCGACGGTTTCATGGGACCGGAGTCGATCGTCTATGATCAACCGAACGACGTCTACTACGTCTCCAACATGGGCACCTACGGAGACGGGGCCACCCCGGGCGACGGCTTCATCAGCCGCGTCAGCACGGCCGGAACCATCCTCGATTTGAAATGGGTCGAGGGCTTCGACAATCCCAAGGGACTCGCCGTCGCCAATGGTCGCCTCTACGTGGGCGATGACAACGACATGGTCGAAATCGACCTGGCCTCTGGGAAAATCGTGGCCCGTCACGCGCCCGCCGACGGCGAACCGGCTTGGTTCAACGATTGCACCGCCGATCCCGACGGCAATGTCTACGTCTTCAGCCCACGCGTGAAGGCGGTCTTTCGCCTGCATGCCGGAAAATTTGAGCCTTGGGTCCAAATCGACACCAGCATCACCGGCGGACTGAACGGGCTGCGCGCCGAAGCGGAGCGCCTGCTGCTCGGGGGCTGGTCGCATCGTATCTCCGACGAGGTTGAGGAACTCGGGCACATCTCCACCGTGAGCTACGCCACGAAAACCATTGGTCGTTTGGGCAATGAACCCATCTGTCACATCGACGGCCTCGAGCCCGACGGACACGGCGGCTACACCACCACCGACTGGCTCACCGGCGATGTCATGGCGGTGACGTCCAAGGGAAAACCAACCAAGATCATGACATTGGTCCAGGGGTCGGCCGACCACGAATACGTCATTGAAAAGTCACTGCTCCTGATTCCGTTGATGAAGGACGACGTCGTGCGTGCCTACCGCTGGAATCCGATGCTCTGACATCGCCCCTCCTTCGCGCTATCGCGCGAGTTCGCGAAACAACCGCTTGCGGGTGGCTGCATCCGCCTTGCGGTCGGTGCGTATCTCCAGGACACGCACGCCGGTGGGCGATGACTTCTTCACCGCGTGAACCAGCTCGTCGTGGTCATGGATAAGTTGATACGCCACACCGTGGGCGGCGCATAGCGGGGCAAAATCGACGTGCTGCGGCGTGGCGAAATAGCGTTCGAATGGAGGATCAAACGCAGCCACCGGCAGGTGCTCAAAAATGCCTCCACCGGCATTATTGATCAGCACCACCGTCAGTCCGCCGCGCAAAACCGCGGCGGAGAGCAAGCCGTTGGCATCGTGCAGAAAAGCGAGGTCGCCGGTCAGCAACACCACCGGTCGACCGGCATCATGAGCCACCCCCAGGGCGGTGGACAACGTGCCGTCGATGCCATTGGCCCCCCGGCTGAAGAACACCTCGATACCGCGGTTGGACGCCGGCCAGAAATACTCCAGATCGCGCACGGGCATGCTGTTGGCGACGCATAGTGCCGCGCCTTCCGGCAGGCATTGCGCAAGGTTCCAAGCGATGCGGCCTTCGAAATATTTCGCCGCCTCACTCGCCATCCATGAATCCAAACGATCGCGCCCCCGCTGCTCCGCCGTGGCCCATGCGCGCAAATAAGCGGCGTCACGAATCGGCGCGCCGTCGATGGCAAGCGCCGTGACCGGAGCGTTGATGGCCCGCGTCTTGCCGTGAATCGCGTCCCGACCGCCGGCGTGTTCCGAGACCATCAGAATCTCCGCCTGGCTTTGCTCCAACCACTGCCGCAGGACTTTGCTCGTCGGCCACGCTTCGAGCGCGATCACATAGCGCGGCGTGAGGTCACGTGCCTGAGTTTCGTTGCGCAGCAGGGTATCGTAGGTGGTGATCACCGTGACGTCGGCGGGCGCGTTTTGCCGCAGGGGCGAAAGCACATCGGCCAGAATTGGCCATCCGGTCGACCGCGCCAAGTCTCCGATCGCCGCGGCATAGGCCGTGGGGTCGGCGGGCTGCGCGGGACCGGCGATGAAGATCCCACGAGCCGTAGTCACACGTTGGTGTAGCTTCACCTGTCCCCGCTCTGTCGTGGGGGCTTCGGGCTGGGCGAAAAACGATTCGTCAATCGCGAGGGCCGCAGTGCTGTCGTCCGCCACCGGTGGCAACGGATCGCGGAAAGGCGCATTCAAGTGCACCGGTCCCGCCGCCGCCCGCTGCCAAGCCTGTCGCAAAGTCTGTCGCAAATACCCCAGTAATTCCAGGCGCGGTTCCGGCACGGCCAGTTCGTGATACCAGAGCGCGTAGTCGCCAAACAATTTGTGTTGATCGATCGTCTGCCCCGACGCGCAGTCTCGCATTTCCGGCGGCCGGTCGGCTGTGATCACGAGCAACGGCACCCGGGATTCCCGCGCCTCGATCAGCGCCGGCAGGTAATGGGCGCCGGCGCTGCCACTGGTGCATACCAATACCACGGCGCGATGGGTGCGGCGCGCCAGCCCGAGGGCAAAAAATCCCGCCGAACGCTCGTCGAGCACCGGCACGGTTTCGATCTGCGGGTGGGCCACCAACGCCATGGTAAGCGGAGTGGATCGCGATCCGGGAGAAACCACGGCATGACGCAACCCGCACCGGTGCAACGTCTCCACGGCGACGGAGCACCACAGGCTGTTCGTGTTTCGAAAATCAATCGTCATCATCGCGGTGGTTGCAGCGCGTCCAGCAAAGCCTTAAACTTCAGGTCGGTTTCCGCAAACTCCTTGTCGGGGGTGGACCCGGCCACGATGCCCGCCCCGGCGTAAACCCGCGCCCGTTGGTCGCGCACCAAGGCCGAACGAATGCCCACCATGAACTCTCCCCCGCCCCGCGCATTCATCCAGCCGAGCGCACCGGCATAGAGTCCGCGCGGGAATCCCTCCAAGTCGCGGATCGCGGCCACGGCGGCTTCGCGCGGGGCACCACCGACGGCCGGCGTCGGGTGCAACACGGCCAATGCATCCAACAATCGGATACCGTCCGGCAGTCGGGCTCGAACCGGCGTGTGCAAGTGTTGCAGGTTGGCGAGTTTGCGCAGACCCGGCTGGGCGGGATGTTCCAACGCCAAGCCGAGGGCCTCCAACCGTCGCCGCACCGAAGCCAGCACGACCGCGTGTTCCCGCTGGTCCTTGTCACTGGCAAGCAGGGCCGCGCCCATCGCCGCATCGTCGACCGCGCCGACGCCGCGGCGGATCGTGCCGGCGAGCACATCGGCTTCGAGCATGCCCTGGCTCACGCGCACGAGCCGTTCGGGACTCGCCCCGATGAAGCTGTCGCCCCGACCGTTGGCGATGGAGAAGGCAAAACAATCCGGGAATCGCTCGCGCAAACCATCCAACGTTTGCAGAGGATGAAACGGCACGTCCGCCTCGATATCGAGCGCCCGCGCCAGCACGATTTTTTCAAAATCACCGGCATCGATTTGCCGCAGCGCCGCCGCCACACTGGCGCGGTAGTCGAACGATTCCGTGGACGTAAATTGACGGGGTTGTCGGGGAGATTCGGTGGCGGCTCCGGTGAGCGAGAAACCGGCAAACTTTTGATGCGCCCGCCACACGCGCTCCGCCAACGCATCGAGATCGGCGTCGGGGGCGACGGGCACGTTGGCCACGGCGGTGGTGACATCACCGGCGCGGGCCACTTGCCAACGCGGCACGAAAGCCATGATCGCCGGGAACGGCTCATCGTTCTCCACGGTGTCGGCGAACGCCGCTCCGACAAAAACATGCGGCCCGCCAAACGGGGCGTCGACCGGACCGACTGCGATGGTGCGGGCAAAGGTTTCATCGGCAAACCGCTGCAGCTCGGCGAAGCGTTCCGGTCCTGCGAATGTGGCCCTCGCCGCGACTTCCGCTCCGGCAATCGCAGAACATTCCGACGGATGTTCCGCATAAAAGTGTGGTGCGCCCGGTTCGTAAATCGCCTCGAGCACGGCCAAGGGATCAAGCGCTCCTACCGTGATACTGATGCTGACGAGCCGCTCCTGCCCGTCGGCTTGGGCCGCGCGTTGACATTGACTGAGAAAGGCCCGCAGCGCCTCGGGCGACGCGTGGTCGGCGGGCTGAAGCGGCAGGACCTTCATCGGATGAGCAACAAGCGGAAGCCGGGGCTGGAGGGATCAGGCTTTTTTCTCGGGACGCGGGAACAGGATGCAAGTCTTGGCGACGGCGTTGCCCTGCAGGCGATCGTCCCAATTCAGTTCATCGCGCCAGACGTGGCCGGCGGTGTAGCCAAGCACGCCGCGAATCTTGTCCACGGAACCCGGTATCACGGCCTGCATGAGCGACGTG is from Synoicihabitans lomoniglobus and encodes:
- the menB gene encoding 1,4-dihydroxy-2-naphthoyl-CoA synthase; translation: MSLPDWQVVKPFRDILYHKADGIAKITINRPEKRNAFRPETVFELNEALNDAREDTSVGVVLLTGAGPHTDGKYAFCAGGDQSVRGHAGYVGADGVPRLNILDVQKLIRSMPKVVIALVAGYAIGGGHVLHLVCDLTIAADNAICGQVGPKMGSFDGGFGSSYLARIVGQKKAREIWYLCRQYNAEESLKMGLVNTVVPIEQLEAEGVQWAREILDHSPLAIRCLKAAFNADVDGQSGLQELAGNATLLYYMSEEAKEFHSAQREKRKPDARRFPWLP
- a CDS encoding potassium transporter Kup; translation: MSNAHSSADSASGLRIGLAIGALGVVFGDIGTSPLYALRESIEHLPVHERADGVFGVLSLIFWSLALVVSFKYATVVMRADNKGEGGIFALLALGGLDRGPQSKKKITWGVLVVLAGAAMICGEGVITPAISVLSAVEGLQVILPGMEDYVIPICIVILIALFWVQRHGTHRIGAMFGPVMLVWFSTLGLLGLYHIFTAPAVLGSLNPIHAVNLFQHHPELVTKILGSVVLAITGVEALYADMGHFGREAILRAWYGLVLPGLTLNYFGQGAYVIAHPEHTANPFLALAPEGPLRGALMLLSVFAAIIASQALISGTFSLVRQAMQLGYFPRLKVMHTNAEQRGQIYVPLINFGLAAGAIATVLLFKSSSALAAAYGIAVTGTMAVTTFALFFVMTRRWKWSIIPAALLCLFFWSIDLGFFFANLPKFFDGGWLPIAIGLTLLATMLTWKSGRLEIQEKVYGDAIAGIELGDIAKSSHIFRVPGSAIFMVGNPTGTPLALLHHLKANKALQETVVLLTILTEEVPTVPSEERLTLEEKGSGVWRAIGRYGYMESPNVAELCGRIAEAGVKVDVQSTTFYFNREMIVGGGNARMFEWQKALYAFLSRNARPVKDYYQILPTQVIEIGLPVQL
- a CDS encoding GNAT family N-acetyltransferase, coding for MPPVQLRTFLSSDIPAALHLWETSSGIGLTASDSPANLTAFLQRNPGFSRVAACGDEIVGTVLCGHDGRRGFLYHLAVATAHQRSGLGRALAESCLQHLQRYGIPRATIHMFADNDEGKAFWRSTHWRQRDDLMVLQFETSISAPAPS
- the menD gene encoding 2-succinyl-5-enolpyruvyl-6-hydroxy-3-cyclohexene-1-carboxylic-acid synthase: MMTIDFRNTNSLWCSVAVETLHRCGLRHAVVSPGSRSTPLTMALVAHPQIETVPVLDERSAGFFALGLARRTHRAVVLVCTSGSAGAHYLPALIEARESRVPLLVITADRPPEMRDCASGQTIDQHKLFGDYALWYHELAVPEPRLELLGYLRQTLRQAWQRAAAGPVHLNAPFRDPLPPVADDSTAALAIDESFFAQPEAPTTERGQVKLHQRVTTARGIFIAGPAQPADPTAYAAAIGDLARSTGWPILADVLSPLRQNAPADVTVITTYDTLLRNETQARDLTPRYVIALEAWPTSKVLRQWLEQSQAEILMVSEHAGGRDAIHGKTRAINAPVTALAIDGAPIRDAAYLRAWATAEQRGRDRLDSWMASEAAKYFEGRIAWNLAQCLPEGAALCVANSMPVRDLEYFWPASNRGIEVFFSRGANGIDGTLSTALGVAHDAGRPVVLLTGDLAFLHDANGLLSAAVLRGGLTVVLINNAGGGIFEHLPVAAFDPPFERYFATPQHVDFAPLCAAHGVAYQLIHDHDELVHAVKKSSPTGVRVLEIRTDRKADAATRKRLFRELAR
- a CDS encoding isochorismate synthase, producing the protein MKVLPLQPADHASPEALRAFLSQCQRAAQADGQERLVSISITVGALDPLAVLEAIYEPGAPHFYAEHPSECSAIAGAEVAARATFAGPERFAELQRFADETFARTIAVGPVDAPFGGPHVFVGAAFADTVENDEPFPAIMAFVPRWQVARAGDVTTAVANVPVAPDADLDALAERVWRAHQKFAGFSLTGAATESPRQPRQFTSTESFDYRASVAAALRQIDAGDFEKIVLARALDIEADVPFHPLQTLDGLRERFPDCFAFSIANGRGDSFIGASPERLVRVSQGMLEADVLAGTIRRGVGAVDDAAMGAALLASDKDQREHAVVLASVRRRLEALGLALEHPAQPGLRKLANLQHLHTPVRARLPDGIRLLDALAVLHPTPAVGGAPREAAVAAIRDLEGFPRGLYAGALGWMNARGGGEFMVGIRSALVRDQRARVYAGAGIVAGSTPDKEFAETDLKFKALLDALQPPR